The Kwoniella shivajii chromosome 7, complete sequence genome includes a region encoding these proteins:
- a CDS encoding phosphoglycerate kinase, producing the protein MSLSSKLSITDVNLKGERVLIRVDFNVPQDKELNITNPARIVAALPTIKYAIEQGAKSVILMSHLGRPDGSPNPKFSLKPVATKLSELLSKDVKFLDNCVGEDVKKAVLAGDNGQVFLLENLRFHVEEEGKGKKDGEKIKADPENVKKFREDLTALGTVYINDAFGTAHRAHSSMVGVQLPQRAAGFLMKKELEYFAKVLEHPERPFLAILGGAKVADKIQLIENMLDQVNTLIICGGMSFTFKKTLENVEIGKSLFDEEGSKKVQSLVEKAKKNNVKLVFPVDYVTADKFDKDAQVGEATDESGIPSDWQGLDAGPKSQKLFAETVAEAKTILWNGPAGVFEFPNFAKGSDALLDATIKAAKNGATVIVGGGDTATLVANAGKESELSHVSTGGGASLELLEGKTLPGVAELSEKK; encoded by the exons ATGTCTCTCTCATCCAAACTTAGCATTACCGACGTCAACCTCAAAGGCGAACGAGTCCTCATTAGAGTTGACTTCAATGTCCC TCAAGACAAGGAGTTGAACATCACTAACCCTGCT CGTATCGTAGCCGCTCTCCCTACCATCAAATATGCCattgaacaag GCGCCAAATCCGTCATCTTGATGTCCCATCTTGGGCGACCTGACGGTTCCCCTAACCCCAAATTCTCCCTCAAGCCAGTAGCCACTAAACTATCCGAACTTCTGTCCAAAGACGTCAAATTCCTCGATAACTGCGTGGGCgaagatgtgaagaaagcTGTTTTAGCAGGTGACAATGGTCAAGTCTTCTTATTGGAGAACTTGAGATTCCAcgttgaggaagaaggtaaaggtaaaaaggaTGGTGAGAAGATCAAGG CCGATCCTGAGAACGTCAAGAAATTCAGAGAGGATTTGACTGCTCTTGGTACAGTCTACATCAATGATGC CTTCGGTACCGCCCACCGAGCTCATTCTTCCATGGTTGGTGTCCAACTCCCTCAACGAGCAGCCGGTTTCCTTATGAAGAAGGAACTCGAATACTTTGCTAAAGTTTTAGAGCACCCTGAACGACCTTTCTTGGCTATTCTCGGTGGTGCCAAAGTCGCCGACAAGATTCAATTGATTGAGAACATGCTTGACCAA GTCAACACCCTTATCATTTGTGGTGGTATgtcattcaccttcaagaaGACTCTTGAGAATGTCGAG ATTGGTAAATCCCTTTTCGATGAGGAGGGTTCCAAGAAGGTTCAATCACTTGTCgagaaagccaagaagaaCAACGTCAAGCTTGTCTTCCCCGTCGATTACGTCACTGCTGACAAATTCGACAAGGATGCTCAA GTTGGAGAAGCTACCGATGAATCTGGTATCCCCTCTGACTGGCAAGGATTAGACGCTGGACCCAAATCTCAAAAACTCTTTGCTGAAACTGTCGCTGAAGCCAAGACTATCCTCTGGAACGGTCCCGCCGGTGTTTTCGAATTCCCCAATTTCGCCAAGGGATCAGATGCTTTACTCGATGCCACCATCAAAGCAGCCAAGAACGGTGCTACAGTCATTGTTGGCGGTGGTGATACCGCTACTCTTGTTGCTAATGCTGGTAAGGAGAGTGAATTGAGCCACGTCTCCACCGGTGGCGGTGCTTCTCTCGAGTTACTCGAGGGTAAG ACCCTCCCTGGTGTTGCAGAGCTCTCCGAGAAGAAATAA